The genomic window cacccactttgggaacatATGAGTCTAGTCTAATCCTGATATTttatatgggggaggggaggaactgaggcccagagagaaggaggcacttgcccaaggtcaaaccaGATCTAAGTGCCTAAGGTAGGATTAGAGCCCAGGCTTTCTCACTCCCAAACTACTGCTCTTCCCATATACACGGCTGATGCTCCCCAGCCCATACACTAGCTAGCATGACTAGACAGCTGAATGTATAACATAGGGGTGTGGTTACACCTACATAGGCATGTATAGGCATACTTATAGATCTATACATATGCAGACCCCTAACACTCCAGTGGAAACACATGATCACATATAATAAGAGCCTATAGAAATGCATAGTAGATCCATGGTGGAGTGAAATATCTGGGAATCCACATGAACATGCCTATAGGTGAGTGTACCTATCAAAAGCCATCCCCCATTCGAATGTCAGCTTCTTGGAGTATATGTGGTAGGCAGGTCAGAGGGATGGGGAGAGGCAGTCCCTCTCCCCAAAGCCCAGCATAATAGGAATAATGGGAGATACTTTAGAGACAGGAGAGAtcaatatgtgtgtatttctgtgtgtgtgtatgtgtgtgtacatgtctgTCACCATAGTATTCTAGGGAGGGGGATAATGAGGAAAAGGGTGGGTAAGCCCATCCCAAGGCGGTATCTAATCTCCAGATAATTTCTAGAAAATCCTTCTTTCTGGGTCtaatcttccccttccctctccctgcccccactccATATAAAGCCATCAAAATTCCAGAACTTCTTCTTATCCTTcctctttttgttctttcctccTCCTGTCATTCTTTTTCCACATCCTACATCTTTGCTGGATAGCCAgtatggagaaggagaaagaggtgggatcaggaaagacctgggtCGTATTCCTATTTCGCCTCCATACTGTGTAATTACAAGCAAATGACTTGAACTCCCTGGGTCAGttttcttctcctgtaaaattAGCATGGGAAATACACCTGTCTCACAGTCCTACCTCCAACAGGGTAGTTTGAAGATCAACTGAgctaatatgtacatatatgtgtgtatgtatatgcatctgTATATGTgtcagggagaaagagagagagcatgcaCATCACAAAATTTAAAGTACTGTAGAAATGTAAACTATGAAtttactctttccctttcctcatggAATCCTACAGTATCAGAACCAGAGGATTTTTAGAAATCTAGTCCAGAACCCTTATCTTACAAAGGTAGACACTGAAGCCCACAGAGGAATTTGCCTAATGTCACTGAAAAAACAATGACAGTGCCAAGAGTAGAACCCAGACTTCTTGAAGTTCAAACCAATGATCTTTTCAAAAATTCACTAATTAATTTTTGTACTTAGAGGCAGCTGATGGCACAGTGAACTAAATACTGGGTCTGAGGTCAGAAAGACCGAAATTCAAATCCGACCCCAaataacttactagctgtgtgattcctgggcaaatcacttaacctctgtttgcctcagtttccttaatagTCACATAGAGGTAATGTAGCACCTCCTTCCCAAGGGTGTTGTGAAGATacaataagatgatatttgtaaaagtgcttaacacagcacctggcatgtagtacatgatatttaaatgcttatttcttcccacctaataagcatttttttcccctcctaccCACCtcaaaaagaacaggaaaaagaaacccttgtcatatgcatagtcaagcaaaacatttccAGATTAGTCCTgttcaaaaatatatgtctcattctgcctcTTGACTCCATCACCCAGGGGGTCATGGGTTCCACAAACCCTACATGGTATGCTTCAATTCTTATATTTTGAGCCATTAGAGGAATGAGAGTGGTGGACAGCCAAAGTGCTGCTGCACATATGATGGGGTTGGTCATGTCCTCTGGGAAGATGGCTGGGTCATTGCATCAATCATTTAAAGCTGccaaaccagtgttctttccaggaCGTTGGAAGGCCTCCttcatcttcctccctcctttcccagcCCTTCCTCCAACTGTgttgaattctctttttcttctttctcccacaATGAGGACAGAAACCAAGGCAGGCACCTGCCCAGGGGCCCCATCCTCACTGAACTGTCTGTCACATGGGGAAGGCATGGGACCTAGTGTGAGCTAATCTGGGGGCATCGAGAGGATGCGACACTTCATCACCTGAACTCATTCTCCCAGCAAGGGCTGCTCACACCTCTCTTCCTGGCTGCCAGGGCTTGAGACCTACACCTGTGCTGAGGTTATGAATATGTTTCTCAAAAGAAGTGGTTCCAATTTTTCAAAATCAGGCCTCAGCACAGTTCTAGGTCTCAATCCCTGGCAGCCCTGTGAGGAAATCAGGACAGGTAACCGTTTTATGAAAGGTCCTCTGATATAGcaaatagagtgttggacttgggagTGAAGACATGGGCTCAGATCTCATTTCTGCCACTTTCTAGCTTTGTATTATAGGGCAAGTCACTCCATTTCTTCAGCAGTGTAAGGGATAAAATAATACCTATAGTAAGTACCTTTCTCATAAGGTTATAAGACGCACATGAAACAATACATGTAGTAAAGGCTTTGTGTTAACATACTCGTTAGCTGCTGAGGGCTGTGAGTTTCTCTGaagggaaatgtgtgtgtgtgtgttcaggggCTCCACAAACCCTAGGGAGCATGCTTCAATTCTTATGTTTAGAGGCATTAGAGGAATGAGAGTGGTGGACAACCAAAGTGTTGCCGAGCGTATGATGAGGGTTGGTCATGTGATCAGTGATGACACAGCAAAGgggaggaagccagagaggttgTCCATGGGACCTTCCATTCACAACAGGGCATCCTTCCTTCTAGACCCCGTCCTTTACTGGAAGAAGAAAGTATTGGTGGGTTGACGGTAGCTGGGCTAGCTGAATTACCAGAGCCAGTCATGCAGCCCTTGTCTGTGACCTCCTtccaagaggaagaggaggaggcagcACCAACCCTGATGGAGAATGAGTTGCATCAAATTCGTGACCCAGAGGAAGACTTGTTATGCATTGCCAAGACATTCACCTACCTTCGGGAATCTGGTGAGTGGTCCTATCCCTAGAGATGCAAGCATCAGGCTCTCATCTGTTGAGAACCCCATCTGGGAAGACTCTGGCTAGGGGTCTAAGGACAGAGACTGAGGGAGGAGGAGACTGAAACAGTTCCTGACTAGAGAGACTCATAGGAGGGCTAGAAATGTCCCTACCCTCAGGGATATCCAAATCAGAAGGGAGTAACATGACCCCAGGTCCCAGTGAGgccacaatctaatgggggtgtGGAAAGAGGATATCCTGGGAGGATGTTCTTTATCTTTCCTTATATTGCACTAGAAATATCCAAAATATtccaaatgttctctctcttatCTGTCTGCTCTGGAAATGATACCTTATAGGACTGTTATGGCAAAAACCACTTTGTAAGCTTtaaacactatagaaatgtgagttattaacGATGGCAACTCGACCCCTTTTCCCTCCCTATGAATGAGATTGGAATCTTTGCTGCTTCCCTGGGAGGGTCCCTTTCTCTCCTTGGGCCAGTTATATTTAAAATCAACAGCATCGGTTCTCTCTGCTCTTGGTCACCAGGTTGGTACTGGGGATCTCTCACAGCCGGTGAGGCAAAGCAGCACCTTCAGAAGATGCCTGAGGGTACCTTTCTGGTACGAGACAGCACTCACCCCAGCTATCTGTTCACGCTCTCTGTCAAGACCAACAGGGGCCCCACCAACGTTCGCATAGAGTATGCTGATAGCAAGTTCCGACTGGATTCAAACTGTCTGTCCAAGCCACGGATTTTGGCCTTCCCGGATGTGGTCAGCCTCATCCAACATTATGTCACATCTTGCACAACTGATGGCAAGAATGATACTCCCTACCCTCCCCCTGCCTCGCTCCTGCCCAGCCACAAGGACACGGTTCCCACAACGGCAGCAGTGGCAGCTGTGCACCTCAAACTCATCCAGCCTTTTGTTCGGAAGAGCAGTGCCCCGAGCCTACAGCACTTATGTCGACTCACCATCAACAAGCTCACTGCCGAGGTTGACCAACTGCCCCTGCCTAAGAGGATAGGGGACTATCTCAGACAAtaccctttccagctctgagacaGAGCCCAGTGTCCACCTGTCCTGGCAGACCTGGGAAGACCAGGAAGCCACCTTATCGTTTGTCCTTTTACAGAAACCCTATCCAACAAGACACAGACCTCACAAGTCCAACAGGTGTGGATTATGGTAACTACCTTTTGGGGATTGGGAatgcccctttccctctcctcctcccctaacTTCTGCCCATCCCTGTGGGGAGCAAGGTGCTTGGTCTATGTCTACAGACCTGGGAACCCAAGACCAGGATGAGAGTAACTATGCCTGAAGTTCCTGGGGGCCAGACTACAGCCATAGGACTGGACTCCTGTTTATTTTCCCGGCCACATCGGGGAGATGTTGGGGAGACGTCGTATTCCTCTTTTGCTGTGCCGGGATGTGGGACCATCCCAAACTCAGACTGGGGTTCCCCTCTGACTTAGTTACGTATGTGCCAACTACCTGAACCATATGGTCTTGGCTCCCTTTTCTGCCTTGGGGAACAGGCCAGAACAGAGAAGCTTACTGCCGATGCTCAGCCTTCTCCAAAGACAGGCAGTCAAGCCTGCTCACCACACACCACCCACCTCCAGCCCCACCCCCAGAGAACACTACCTAACTGGTCAAGCTTGCCAAGGAACGTTTCTCATCGGGAAAGAGGCAGcagaaattctcttttcttcccttgccCTCCATAAGAATTACCAGTCCTGGTATACCATGGTTCTCACACCCATCAGTAAAgtctgggaaagagagaagaatgggaggccacaggagagaaggggatgggcgCTTTGGCTTGAGGTCAAAAGTGACCCAACtgttttttcagtatttatttatttattctttttgtttgtttgtgattCAATAATACCTGAGCAGGGCCTAGATTCAGCAAGCTGGCCTCAGCCTGTTTCAGGTACCTGCTCCTCCGATCTGCAGGACTCTCCACAGTGTCCTGAggtccaattctttttttttttctctgatgtgACAAAGTCCTTCTTCTTACATGAAGTCTAACCAAATCAGTGCCAGTAAATGAAGCTCCTCCCCCCCTTTGAGGACCAGTTCCCCATTTCCCTAGCCCTCCAGAAGGGGTCTTCCCCACAGAGATAGAAGGACCTTACCTCCACTGATCTGAATTCAGTTAAGGCTGAGGCCCCTGCTTCCATTCTGGCCCTCCCACCTGAATCTCAGACAGAAGCAAGTTGGCACACTCCGGGTCCTGTCCCAAGGTCCTGTCCCTGCCTAAACGGGGCTGGAGTGGCAAGCAGTTTTCTTGCACATTGATGAAAAGGCCGCTGGAGAGGCAGGGTCTTCAGGGGGTGGCGTGAGGGGAGAGGCAGGTATGCAGCAAGGGGTGGGTGTATTGGAATAGTTCACCTATGACTGTAACCTCATTTCCCAGGACCCTGGGAAGATGATTTAGCTTAGTTACACAGAGAGAATTGTACATCTGATTTacaaagaaactttttaaaaataataattattataataaaatcaCTACTGTAGTGGTGTCCTTTTTCTAGTCTAATCCAAATTGGAGGTGGGGAGGCTGGGGACTAGAAAGCAGACCATAGCAAGCTCATTCAGAGCAGCTGGGAATATTTAACCTGATGAAAAGCAGGAATGGAGGGTGGAGGTGTGGCATGGCCTCTGCCTTCAAATGTCTAAAGAGTTTTCATGTGGAACTGAAAACAAACTTGTTCTATATGGCCAAAGAGGACAGGACACGGATCAAAGGGTAAGAGTTTTAGGGAGGCAGCTTTCCACTGCATAGAAGGACCCATTTCTAAGAGTTAAATCTCCAGTAATGGAGTGGGCTGCTTTGTAAGTTAATGAGTTCCCCATCATGGGAGTTATTCAAGCACAAAGTAATTAGACATTTCCCAGGGATATTGGAGAGCTTATCCCCATATCAGCTACTCTGAGGCTTCTTCTAGCTCTGGAATTCTTCTATGTGTAGGGCTCTGGGCATTTCAGATGGAGACCCTGCCTTTAGGCAGCTCGTGATCTAGTAGGGGGAATAAGATTCACATACATGTAATTACAATACAAAGACAGGTGGGATCAGGGCCAAGAGAAATACAAACCAAGTGTTCTGCTGAGTAGGCCATTTACCCTTTGCTTGAGGGAGTGGCATTTGATCTGGGTTTAAGGGTGATTCAACCaaaggagatgggagggagaagagagcttCCAAAGCAGAATAGGGCATCATCCCATTTAGCCGTAATATAGACTAGTAAAGAGAACTAGTGAGAGATAAAATTGAGAAGGGAGATTGAAGTCAGTTCATGGAGGGTCTTAAAAAGGTCAGACTGAAGAATATGGGTTTTATTctgtaggtaatagggagctatgAAGGGTTTTGAGAAGAAGAGTGACctattcattaggaaaataacTGGTAGAGGGCTCAGCATAAATTGGAAggggagagaataaaagaaagaagtccCCTATCAGTCATTAACTTTCATTACAGACTTACTATGCACCAGGGTACTATACTAAGCTtaagagataaaaattaaaaaaaaaaaaaaagctaaaacaaaCCCTGACTCCACAGGAAACTTACATtctcaatgtgtgtgtgtttgtcctttgttaccaaagaccatgccatcagagaattaatgacataacttgcacttgactttgtttttgagtgagggagggctgtgcaggttaccagcctcacttctcctccagagccatctgaatccagtgaccagatattcatcaggatgactggagatgacccaggatgaggcagttggggttaagtgacttgcccaaagtcacacagctaatgagtgtcaagtgtctgaggtgagatttgaactcaggtcctcccgactcctgcactgatactctatccactgcaccacctagctgcccctacattcttaatacatacatacagaagagataaatagaaggtaatgtagAGGGGAAGGACATAGACCAGGGGAGGCTGAGAAGGACCTCCCATATAAGATGGCTTCTGGCCTCTCTTGAGGGGAGCcatggattctaagaggcagagatgaagagggtgAGTGTTCCAGGGGTGGGGACCACACCTAGTACAAAGGCTTTTTTGAGGATCAACAAGACAGTTAGGGAGACTCGTAGAGTGCAAGGAGGGGGATGATATGtgagaagatgagaaagaaagggagattcCAGGttctgaagagctttaaatggaaaaggaatttatACAGGAAGTTCAAAAAGTTG from Notamacropus eugenii isolate mMacEug1 chromosome 1, mMacEug1.pri_v2, whole genome shotgun sequence includes these protein-coding regions:
- the CISH gene encoding cytokine-inducible SH2-containing protein, whose product is MIFCIHGPRPLLEEESIGGLTVAGLAELPEPVMQPLSVTSFQEEEEEAAPTLMENELHQIRDPEEDLLCIAKTFTYLRESGWYWGSLTAGEAKQHLQKMPEGTFLVRDSTHPSYLFTLSVKTNRGPTNVRIEYADSKFRLDSNCLSKPRILAFPDVVSLIQHYVTSCTTDGKNDTPYPPPASLLPSHKDTVPTTAAVAAVHLKLIQPFVRKSSAPSLQHLCRLTINKLTAEVDQLPLPKRIGDYLRQYPFQL